One stretch of Halichoerus grypus chromosome 8, mHalGry1.hap1.1, whole genome shotgun sequence DNA includes these proteins:
- the RNASE1 gene encoding ribonuclease pancreatic isoform X4, whose translation MLFQRSETTMAQEKFFSLFPLLVLVLLVLGCVQPSLGRESRAEKFQRQHMDPGTSNISSGYCNQMMERRRMTDGRCKPVNTFVHEPLPDVQAVCLQGNVVCKNGQPNCHRSSSRMHITDCRLRNGSKYPRCAYQTTQEEKFIIVACEGNPYVPVHFDASV comes from the exons at GCTCTTCCAGAGGAGTGAGACCACCATGGCTCAGGAGAAGTTCTTCAGCCTGTTCCCACTCCTGGTCCTGGTGCTGCTGGTGCTGGGCTGTGTCCAGCCTTCTCTGGGCAGAGAATCAAGGGCCGAAAAGTTCCAGCGGCAGCACATGGACCCGGGCACCTCCAACATCAGCTCTGGCTACTGCAACCAAATGATGGAGCGCCGGAGAATGACAGATGGACGGTGCAAGCCGGTGAACACCTTTGTCCACGAGCCTCTGCCAGATGTCCAGGCCGTCTGCCTCCAGGGAAATGTTGTCTGCAAGAATGGGCAGCCCAACTGCCACCGAAGCAGCTCCAGGATGCACATCACTGACTGCCGCCTGAGGAATGGCTCCAAATACCCCAGATGCGCATATCAGACCACGCAGGAAGAGAAATTCATCATCGTGGCCTGTGAGGGGAACCCGTACGTGCCAGTCCACTTTGACGCTTCTGTGTAG
- the RNASE1 gene encoding ribonuclease pancreatic isoform X2, whose protein sequence is MQFSSWFIQKDFLMSGLSTGLFQRSETTMAQEKFFSLFPLLVLVLLVLGCVQPSLGRESRAEKFQRQHMDPGTSNISSGYCNQMMERRRMTDGRCKPVNTFVHEPLPDVQAVCLQGNVVCKNGQPNCHRSSSRMHITDCRLRNGSKYPRCAYQTTQEEKFIIVACEGNPYVPVHFDASV, encoded by the exons ATGCAGTTCAGCTCATGGTTTATTCAAAAGGATTTTCTAATGAGCGGCTTGAGCACTGg GCTCTTCCAGAGGAGTGAGACCACCATGGCTCAGGAGAAGTTCTTCAGCCTGTTCCCACTCCTGGTCCTGGTGCTGCTGGTGCTGGGCTGTGTCCAGCCTTCTCTGGGCAGAGAATCAAGGGCCGAAAAGTTCCAGCGGCAGCACATGGACCCGGGCACCTCCAACATCAGCTCTGGCTACTGCAACCAAATGATGGAGCGCCGGAGAATGACAGATGGACGGTGCAAGCCGGTGAACACCTTTGTCCACGAGCCTCTGCCAGATGTCCAGGCCGTCTGCCTCCAGGGAAATGTTGTCTGCAAGAATGGGCAGCCCAACTGCCACCGAAGCAGCTCCAGGATGCACATCACTGACTGCCGCCTGAGGAATGGCTCCAAATACCCCAGATGCGCATATCAGACCACGCAGGAAGAGAAATTCATCATCGTGGCCTGTGAGGGGAACCCGTACGTGCCAGTCCACTTTGACGCTTCTGTGTAG
- the RNASE1 gene encoding ribonuclease pancreatic isoform X1 gives MPCYLRRLVLWEQKIPPGALQGDRRVKLFQRSETTMAQEKFFSLFPLLVLVLLVLGCVQPSLGRESRAEKFQRQHMDPGTSNISSGYCNQMMERRRMTDGRCKPVNTFVHEPLPDVQAVCLQGNVVCKNGQPNCHRSSSRMHITDCRLRNGSKYPRCAYQTTQEEKFIIVACEGNPYVPVHFDASV, from the exons ATGCCCTGTTATCTTAGAAGATTAGTGCTATGGGAACAGAAGATTCCACCAGGTGCCCTCCAGGGAGACCGAAGGGTCAA GCTCTTCCAGAGGAGTGAGACCACCATGGCTCAGGAGAAGTTCTTCAGCCTGTTCCCACTCCTGGTCCTGGTGCTGCTGGTGCTGGGCTGTGTCCAGCCTTCTCTGGGCAGAGAATCAAGGGCCGAAAAGTTCCAGCGGCAGCACATGGACCCGGGCACCTCCAACATCAGCTCTGGCTACTGCAACCAAATGATGGAGCGCCGGAGAATGACAGATGGACGGTGCAAGCCGGTGAACACCTTTGTCCACGAGCCTCTGCCAGATGTCCAGGCCGTCTGCCTCCAGGGAAATGTTGTCTGCAAGAATGGGCAGCCCAACTGCCACCGAAGCAGCTCCAGGATGCACATCACTGACTGCCGCCTGAGGAATGGCTCCAAATACCCCAGATGCGCATATCAGACCACGCAGGAAGAGAAATTCATCATCGTGGCCTGTGAGGGGAACCCGTACGTGCCAGTCCACTTTGACGCTTCTGTGTAG
- the RNASE1 gene encoding ribonuclease pancreatic isoform X3: MLFQRSETTMAQEKFFSLFPLLVLVLLVLGCVQPSLGRESRAEKFQRQHMDPGTSNISSGYCNQMMERRRMTDGRCKPVNTFVHEPLPDVQAVCLQGNVVCKNGQPNCHRSSSRMHITDCRLRNGSKYPRCAYQTTQEEKFIIVACEGNPYVPVHFDASV; encoded by the exons AT GCTCTTCCAGAGGAGTGAGACCACCATGGCTCAGGAGAAGTTCTTCAGCCTGTTCCCACTCCTGGTCCTGGTGCTGCTGGTGCTGGGCTGTGTCCAGCCTTCTCTGGGCAGAGAATCAAGGGCCGAAAAGTTCCAGCGGCAGCACATGGACCCGGGCACCTCCAACATCAGCTCTGGCTACTGCAACCAAATGATGGAGCGCCGGAGAATGACAGATGGACGGTGCAAGCCGGTGAACACCTTTGTCCACGAGCCTCTGCCAGATGTCCAGGCCGTCTGCCTCCAGGGAAATGTTGTCTGCAAGAATGGGCAGCCCAACTGCCACCGAAGCAGCTCCAGGATGCACATCACTGACTGCCGCCTGAGGAATGGCTCCAAATACCCCAGATGCGCATATCAGACCACGCAGGAAGAGAAATTCATCATCGTGGCCTGTGAGGGGAACCCGTACGTGCCAGTCCACTTTGACGCTTCTGTGTAG
- the RNASE1 gene encoding ribonuclease pancreatic isoform X5, with product MAQEKFFSLFPLLVLVLLVLGCVQPSLGRESRAEKFQRQHMDPGTSNISSGYCNQMMERRRMTDGRCKPVNTFVHEPLPDVQAVCLQGNVVCKNGQPNCHRSSSRMHITDCRLRNGSKYPRCAYQTTQEEKFIIVACEGNPYVPVHFDASV from the coding sequence ATGGCTCAGGAGAAGTTCTTCAGCCTGTTCCCACTCCTGGTCCTGGTGCTGCTGGTGCTGGGCTGTGTCCAGCCTTCTCTGGGCAGAGAATCAAGGGCCGAAAAGTTCCAGCGGCAGCACATGGACCCGGGCACCTCCAACATCAGCTCTGGCTACTGCAACCAAATGATGGAGCGCCGGAGAATGACAGATGGACGGTGCAAGCCGGTGAACACCTTTGTCCACGAGCCTCTGCCAGATGTCCAGGCCGTCTGCCTCCAGGGAAATGTTGTCTGCAAGAATGGGCAGCCCAACTGCCACCGAAGCAGCTCCAGGATGCACATCACTGACTGCCGCCTGAGGAATGGCTCCAAATACCCCAGATGCGCATATCAGACCACGCAGGAAGAGAAATTCATCATCGTGGCCTGTGAGGGGAACCCGTACGTGCCAGTCCACTTTGACGCTTCTGTGTAG